Proteins from a genomic interval of Oncorhynchus clarkii lewisi isolate Uvic-CL-2024 chromosome 13, UVic_Ocla_1.0, whole genome shotgun sequence:
- the LOC139364575 gene encoding microtubule-associated protein tau-like isoform X4, whose product MDQHQDFNSSLDGHAALQFNSGETTASAALANMTLKEPLDQREVKKPNGMPDAHMGPGDMKATGGTTATGQEELSASLIPTPGGLSPATESGLSSRSGFADGGSEDGERAGSVSPRASPSAPEAPIERDTPRLFSPDSLGSDLKRSPSDKVSDVSVGHSLSGSGSEDEDKKDVCESKEAPTSAYEDMISPEKPQSPLFTENEGTKEQEDEEKEEDSDEEEDEEEEERTEVSTIRRRPRREASSEEEEQQKDEGRAPVIPVAMTPEEAKQRVLSFDYTEPEGHPPGQGIPSGWQNGADKTPPGSKSPDSNRADPGSPFSPSTAADQTQDESPLIEHQPEALDEVEQVTEEQVTEEQVTEEQVTEEEVQEEEEVQEKVASPLPMIAVPQMEVEPVQMDDEPVKTSKDTQGQYLESADEAGIAAVTAAQSVTKAKPAEAKPAETKPKAGKPTSGLKGDAKGGAPTAAKGPVRKDKKVTATAVAPPTAGKAQKAPPKDAAPPGRKANVPGAQLKAKAGAGAGKEAAEKKTGDGKTASTRTPGAKPQGAGTRMQTKTTAGVDSPKTPQNRSGYSSPSTPKSPASREVKKVAVVRTPPKSPGSMRGRSPVPLAAPMPDLKNVRSKIGSTENIKHSPGGGRVQIVEKKMDLSNVQSKCDSKANLKYTPGGGNVQITHKKIDLSNVQSKCGSKANIHHKPGGGNVEIKSEKLDFKVQSKIGSMDNVGHVAGGGGRKIESHKLSFRETAKARTDHGAEIVPVEIITGGSPAHLLSNVSSPGSQNMTETPPLSMLADQVSASLAKQGL is encoded by the exons CTACCGGAGGGACGACCGCTACAGGTCAAG AGGAGCTCAGCGCGTCGCTCATCCCCACGCCAGGAGGCCTCAGTCCTGCCACAGAGAGCGGCCTCAGCAGCAGGTCCGGCTTTGCCGACGGTGGAAGCGAAGACGGGGAGAGAGCTGGGTCGGTGAGCCCCCGGGCGTCTCCTTCAGCCCCTGAAGCCCCAATCGAGAGGGACActccaaggctcttctccccagACTCGCTGGGGTCTGACCTGAAGAGGAGCCCGTCTGACAAGGTCTCTGATGTCTCTGTGGGCCACAGCTTGAGCGGCTCTGGGTCTGAGGACGAGGATAAGAAGGACGtatgtgagagcaaggaggctcCTACCTCGGCCTATGAAGACATGATCAGTCCTGAGAAGCCTCAGAGCCCTCTTTTCACAGAAAATGAGGGGACGAAAGAGCAGGAGGATGAAGAAAAAGAAGAGGATAGCGAcgaggaagaggatgaagaagaggaagagagaaccgaGGTGTCAACAATCCGCAGGAGGCCACGGCGTGAAGCCAGCTCAGAAGAGGAAGAGCAGCAGAAAGATGAAGGTCGCGCCCCTGTCATTCCTGTTGCCATGACCCCGGAGGAAGCCAAGCAGCGCGTCTTATCCTTTGACTACACAGAGCCTGAGGGACACCCCCCTGGTCAGGGCATCCCTTCAGGGTGGCAGAACGGAGCAGACAAGACCCCCCCAGGGAGCAAGAGTCCTGACTCCAACAGGGCCGACCCTGGATCTCCCTTCTCCCCTAGCACCGCAGCCGACCAGACCCAGGACGAGTCTCCTCTCATCGAGCACCAGCCAGAAGCCCTCGACGAGGTGGAGCAGGTGACTGAGGAGCAGGTGACTGAGGAGCAGGTGACTGAGGAGCAGGTGACTGAGGAGGAGGTgcaggaggaagaagaggtgcAGGAGAAGGTAGCTAGTCCCCTGCCCATGATTGCTGTGCCCCAGATGGAGGTTGAGCCCGTCCAGATGGATGACGAGCCTGTGAAGACCTCAAAGGACACTCAAGGCCAATACCTGGAGTCTGCAGACGAGGCCGGCATCGCAGCGGTGACAGCAGCTCAGTCGGTGACCAAAGCCAAACCTGCAGAAGCCAAACCTGCAGAAACGAAGCCTAAGGCTGGCAAGCCTACTAGTGGCCTCAAAGGGGATGCCAAAGGAGGTGCTCCCACAGCAGCCAAAGGCCCGGTCAGGAAAGATAAGAAAGTGACCGCTACTGCTGTTGCCCCTCCCACCGCCGGTAAAGCTCAGAAAGCACCCCCAAAAGATGCCGCCCCACCGGGCAGAAAAGCAAATGTTCCAGGTGCCCAGCTCAAAG CCAAGGCCGGTGCAGGGGCTGGGAAAGAAGCAGCTGAGAAAAAG ACTGGAGATGGGAAGACCGCCAGCACCAGGACACCAGGTGCTAAACCCCAGGGTGCTGGGACCAGGATGCAGACCAAGACCACTGCTGGAG TGGATTCCCCCAAGACGCCCCAGAATCGTAGTGGCTACAGCAGCCCCAGCACACCCAAGTCCCCCGCCAGCCGGGAGGTGAAGAAGGTGGCGGTGGTGCGGACCCCTCCTAAATCCCCTGGGTCCATGAGGGGGCGCAGTCCGGTGCCCCTGGCCGCCCCCATGCCTGACCTGAAGAACGTCCGGTCAAAGATTGGCTCCACGGAGAACATCAAGCACTCGCCTGGTGGAGGACGG GTGCAAATAGTTGAGAAGAAGATGGATTTAAGTAACGTTCAGTCAAAGTGTGACTCCAAAGCCAATCTCAAGTATACCCCAGGAGGTGGCAAT GTTCAAATTACTCACAAAAAGATTGACCTAAGCAACGTACAGTCAAAGTGTGGATCGAAGGCCAACATTCACCACAAACCAG GTGGAGGCAATGTGGAGATCAAATCTGAGAAGTTGGACTTCAAGGTTCAGTCTAAGATTGGATCAATGGACAACGTTGGTCATGTGGCTGGAGGTGGCGGGAGGAAG ATTGAAAGCCACAAATTGAGTTTCCGTGAGACGGCGAAGGCCCGCACCGACCACGGAGCGGAGATTGTCCCCGTGGAGATCATCACAGGCGGCTCACCCGCCCATCTTCTCAGCAACGTGTCGTCCCCCGGAAGCCAGAACATGACAGAGACGCCGCCGCTATCCATGCTTGCCGACCAGGTCTCCGCCTCCCTCGCCAAGCAAGGCCTGTGA
- the LOC139364575 gene encoding microtubule-associated protein tau-like isoform X2: protein MDQHQDFNSSLDGHAALQFNSGETTASAALANMTLKEPLDQREVKKPNGMPDAHMGPGDMKATGGTTATGQEELSASLIPTPGGLSPATESGLSSRSGFADGGSEDGERAGSVSPRASPSAPEAPIERDTPRLFSPDSLGSDLKRSPSDKVSDVSVGHSLSGSGSEDEDKKDVCESKEAPTSAYEDMISPEKPQSPLFTENEGTKEQEDEEKEEDSDEEEDEEEEERTEVSTIRRRPRREASSEEEEQQKDEGRAPVIPVAMTPEEAKQRVLSFDYTEPEGHPPGQGIPSGWQNGADKTPPGSKSPDSNRADPGSPFSPSTAADQTQDESPLIEHQPEALDEVEQVTEEQVTEEQVTEEQVTEEEVQEEEEVQEKVASPLPMIAVPQMEVEPVQMDDEPVKTSKDTQGQYLESADEAGIAAVTAAQSVTKAKPAEAKPAETKPKAGKPTSGLKGDAKGGAPTAAKGPVRKDKKVTATAVAPPTAGKAQKAPPKDAAPPGRKANVPGAQLKAKAGAGAGKEAAEKKTPNATTPAKASTPKRPSSVQTTPSKKPWSSSSAPACNTSRPSSIFKPSPGSAGSREPRPRTGDGKTASTRTPGAKPQGAGTRMQTKTTAGVDSPKTPQNRSGYSSPSTPKSPASREVKKVAVVRTPPKSPGSMRGRSPVPLAAPMPDLKNVRSKIGSTENIKHSPGGGRVQIVEKKMDLSNVQSKCDSKANLKYTPGGGNVQITHKKIDLSNVQSKCGSKANIHHKPGGGNVEIKSEKLDFKVQSKIGSMDNVGHVAGGGGRKIESHKLSFRETAKARTDHGAEIVPVEIITGGSPAHLLSNVSSPGSQNMTETPPLSMLADQVSASLAKQGL, encoded by the exons CTACCGGAGGGACGACCGCTACAGGTCAAG AGGAGCTCAGCGCGTCGCTCATCCCCACGCCAGGAGGCCTCAGTCCTGCCACAGAGAGCGGCCTCAGCAGCAGGTCCGGCTTTGCCGACGGTGGAAGCGAAGACGGGGAGAGAGCTGGGTCGGTGAGCCCCCGGGCGTCTCCTTCAGCCCCTGAAGCCCCAATCGAGAGGGACActccaaggctcttctccccagACTCGCTGGGGTCTGACCTGAAGAGGAGCCCGTCTGACAAGGTCTCTGATGTCTCTGTGGGCCACAGCTTGAGCGGCTCTGGGTCTGAGGACGAGGATAAGAAGGACGtatgtgagagcaaggaggctcCTACCTCGGCCTATGAAGACATGATCAGTCCTGAGAAGCCTCAGAGCCCTCTTTTCACAGAAAATGAGGGGACGAAAGAGCAGGAGGATGAAGAAAAAGAAGAGGATAGCGAcgaggaagaggatgaagaagaggaagagagaaccgaGGTGTCAACAATCCGCAGGAGGCCACGGCGTGAAGCCAGCTCAGAAGAGGAAGAGCAGCAGAAAGATGAAGGTCGCGCCCCTGTCATTCCTGTTGCCATGACCCCGGAGGAAGCCAAGCAGCGCGTCTTATCCTTTGACTACACAGAGCCTGAGGGACACCCCCCTGGTCAGGGCATCCCTTCAGGGTGGCAGAACGGAGCAGACAAGACCCCCCCAGGGAGCAAGAGTCCTGACTCCAACAGGGCCGACCCTGGATCTCCCTTCTCCCCTAGCACCGCAGCCGACCAGACCCAGGACGAGTCTCCTCTCATCGAGCACCAGCCAGAAGCCCTCGACGAGGTGGAGCAGGTGACTGAGGAGCAGGTGACTGAGGAGCAGGTGACTGAGGAGCAGGTGACTGAGGAGGAGGTgcaggaggaagaagaggtgcAGGAGAAGGTAGCTAGTCCCCTGCCCATGATTGCTGTGCCCCAGATGGAGGTTGAGCCCGTCCAGATGGATGACGAGCCTGTGAAGACCTCAAAGGACACTCAAGGCCAATACCTGGAGTCTGCAGACGAGGCCGGCATCGCAGCGGTGACAGCAGCTCAGTCGGTGACCAAAGCCAAACCTGCAGAAGCCAAACCTGCAGAAACGAAGCCTAAGGCTGGCAAGCCTACTAGTGGCCTCAAAGGGGATGCCAAAGGAGGTGCTCCCACAGCAGCCAAAGGCCCGGTCAGGAAAGATAAGAAAGTGACCGCTACTGCTGTTGCCCCTCCCACCGCCGGTAAAGCTCAGAAAGCACCCCCAAAAGATGCCGCCCCACCGGGCAGAAAAGCAAATGTTCCAGGTGCCCAGCTCAAAG CCAAGGCCGGTGCAGGGGCTGGGAAAGAAGCAGCTGAGAAAAAG ACACCCAACGCCACCACACCTGCCAAAGCATCCACCCCCAAACGACCCTCCTCAGTCCAAACCACCCCCAGCAAAAAGCCTTGGTCCTCTTCCTCTGCCCCAGCCTGCAACACTAGCAGGCCCAGCTCAATATTTAAACCCAGTCCAGGCAGTGCAGGATCCAGAGAACCCAGGCCAAGG ACTGGAGATGGGAAGACCGCCAGCACCAGGACACCAGGTGCTAAACCCCAGGGTGCTGGGACCAGGATGCAGACCAAGACCACTGCTGGAG TGGATTCCCCCAAGACGCCCCAGAATCGTAGTGGCTACAGCAGCCCCAGCACACCCAAGTCCCCCGCCAGCCGGGAGGTGAAGAAGGTGGCGGTGGTGCGGACCCCTCCTAAATCCCCTGGGTCCATGAGGGGGCGCAGTCCGGTGCCCCTGGCCGCCCCCATGCCTGACCTGAAGAACGTCCGGTCAAAGATTGGCTCCACGGAGAACATCAAGCACTCGCCTGGTGGAGGACGG GTGCAAATAGTTGAGAAGAAGATGGATTTAAGTAACGTTCAGTCAAAGTGTGACTCCAAAGCCAATCTCAAGTATACCCCAGGAGGTGGCAAT GTTCAAATTACTCACAAAAAGATTGACCTAAGCAACGTACAGTCAAAGTGTGGATCGAAGGCCAACATTCACCACAAACCAG GTGGAGGCAATGTGGAGATCAAATCTGAGAAGTTGGACTTCAAGGTTCAGTCTAAGATTGGATCAATGGACAACGTTGGTCATGTGGCTGGAGGTGGCGGGAGGAAG ATTGAAAGCCACAAATTGAGTTTCCGTGAGACGGCGAAGGCCCGCACCGACCACGGAGCGGAGATTGTCCCCGTGGAGATCATCACAGGCGGCTCACCCGCCCATCTTCTCAGCAACGTGTCGTCCCCCGGAAGCCAGAACATGACAGAGACGCCGCCGCTATCCATGCTTGCCGACCAGGTCTCCGCCTCCCTCGCCAAGCAAGGCCTGTGA
- the LOC139364575 gene encoding microtubule-associated protein tau-like isoform X6, translating to MDQHQDFNSSLDGHAALQFNSGETTASAALANMTLKEPLDQREVKKPNGMPDAHMGPGDMKATGGTTATGQEELSASLIPTPGGLSPATESGLSSRSGFADGGSEDGERAGSVSPRASPSAPEAPIERDTPRLFSPDSLGSDLKRSPSDKVSDVSVGHSLSGSGSEDEDKKDVCESKEAPTSAYEDMISPEKPQSPLFTENEGTKEQEDEEKEEDSDEEEDEEEEERTEVSTIRRRPRREASSEEEEQQKDEGRAPVIPVAMTPEEAKQRVLSFDYTEPEGHPPGQGIPSGWQNGADKTPPGSKSPDSNRADPGSPFSPSTAADQTQDESPLIEHQPEALDEVEQVTEEQVTEEQVTEEQVTEEEVQEEEEVQEKVASPLPMIAVPQMEVEPVQMDDEPVKTSKDTQGQYLESADEAGIAAVTAAQSVTKAKPAEAKPAETKPKAGKPTSGLKGDAKGGAPTAAKGPVRKDKKVTATAVAPPTAGKAQKAPPKDAAPPGRKANVPGAQLKAKAGAGAGKEAAEKKTGDGKTASTRTPGAKPQGAGTRMQTKTTAGVDSPKTPQNRSGYSSPSTPKSPASREVKKVAVVRTPPKSPGSMRGRSPVPLAAPMPDLKNVRSKIGSTENIKHSPGGGRVQITHKKIDLSNVQSKCGSKANIHHKPGGGNVEIKSEKLDFKVQSKIGSMDNVGHVAGGGGRKIESHKLSFRETAKARTDHGAEIVPVEIITGGSPAHLLSNVSSPGSQNMTETPPLSMLADQVSASLAKQGL from the exons CTACCGGAGGGACGACCGCTACAGGTCAAG AGGAGCTCAGCGCGTCGCTCATCCCCACGCCAGGAGGCCTCAGTCCTGCCACAGAGAGCGGCCTCAGCAGCAGGTCCGGCTTTGCCGACGGTGGAAGCGAAGACGGGGAGAGAGCTGGGTCGGTGAGCCCCCGGGCGTCTCCTTCAGCCCCTGAAGCCCCAATCGAGAGGGACActccaaggctcttctccccagACTCGCTGGGGTCTGACCTGAAGAGGAGCCCGTCTGACAAGGTCTCTGATGTCTCTGTGGGCCACAGCTTGAGCGGCTCTGGGTCTGAGGACGAGGATAAGAAGGACGtatgtgagagcaaggaggctcCTACCTCGGCCTATGAAGACATGATCAGTCCTGAGAAGCCTCAGAGCCCTCTTTTCACAGAAAATGAGGGGACGAAAGAGCAGGAGGATGAAGAAAAAGAAGAGGATAGCGAcgaggaagaggatgaagaagaggaagagagaaccgaGGTGTCAACAATCCGCAGGAGGCCACGGCGTGAAGCCAGCTCAGAAGAGGAAGAGCAGCAGAAAGATGAAGGTCGCGCCCCTGTCATTCCTGTTGCCATGACCCCGGAGGAAGCCAAGCAGCGCGTCTTATCCTTTGACTACACAGAGCCTGAGGGACACCCCCCTGGTCAGGGCATCCCTTCAGGGTGGCAGAACGGAGCAGACAAGACCCCCCCAGGGAGCAAGAGTCCTGACTCCAACAGGGCCGACCCTGGATCTCCCTTCTCCCCTAGCACCGCAGCCGACCAGACCCAGGACGAGTCTCCTCTCATCGAGCACCAGCCAGAAGCCCTCGACGAGGTGGAGCAGGTGACTGAGGAGCAGGTGACTGAGGAGCAGGTGACTGAGGAGCAGGTGACTGAGGAGGAGGTgcaggaggaagaagaggtgcAGGAGAAGGTAGCTAGTCCCCTGCCCATGATTGCTGTGCCCCAGATGGAGGTTGAGCCCGTCCAGATGGATGACGAGCCTGTGAAGACCTCAAAGGACACTCAAGGCCAATACCTGGAGTCTGCAGACGAGGCCGGCATCGCAGCGGTGACAGCAGCTCAGTCGGTGACCAAAGCCAAACCTGCAGAAGCCAAACCTGCAGAAACGAAGCCTAAGGCTGGCAAGCCTACTAGTGGCCTCAAAGGGGATGCCAAAGGAGGTGCTCCCACAGCAGCCAAAGGCCCGGTCAGGAAAGATAAGAAAGTGACCGCTACTGCTGTTGCCCCTCCCACCGCCGGTAAAGCTCAGAAAGCACCCCCAAAAGATGCCGCCCCACCGGGCAGAAAAGCAAATGTTCCAGGTGCCCAGCTCAAAG CCAAGGCCGGTGCAGGGGCTGGGAAAGAAGCAGCTGAGAAAAAG ACTGGAGATGGGAAGACCGCCAGCACCAGGACACCAGGTGCTAAACCCCAGGGTGCTGGGACCAGGATGCAGACCAAGACCACTGCTGGAG TGGATTCCCCCAAGACGCCCCAGAATCGTAGTGGCTACAGCAGCCCCAGCACACCCAAGTCCCCCGCCAGCCGGGAGGTGAAGAAGGTGGCGGTGGTGCGGACCCCTCCTAAATCCCCTGGGTCCATGAGGGGGCGCAGTCCGGTGCCCCTGGCCGCCCCCATGCCTGACCTGAAGAACGTCCGGTCAAAGATTGGCTCCACGGAGAACATCAAGCACTCGCCTGGTGGAGGACGG GTTCAAATTACTCACAAAAAGATTGACCTAAGCAACGTACAGTCAAAGTGTGGATCGAAGGCCAACATTCACCACAAACCAG GTGGAGGCAATGTGGAGATCAAATCTGAGAAGTTGGACTTCAAGGTTCAGTCTAAGATTGGATCAATGGACAACGTTGGTCATGTGGCTGGAGGTGGCGGGAGGAAG ATTGAAAGCCACAAATTGAGTTTCCGTGAGACGGCGAAGGCCCGCACCGACCACGGAGCGGAGATTGTCCCCGTGGAGATCATCACAGGCGGCTCACCCGCCCATCTTCTCAGCAACGTGTCGTCCCCCGGAAGCCAGAACATGACAGAGACGCCGCCGCTATCCATGCTTGCCGACCAGGTCTCCGCCTCCCTCGCCAAGCAAGGCCTGTGA
- the LOC139364575 gene encoding microtubule-associated protein tau-like isoform X7 has protein sequence MDQHQDFNSSLDGHAALQFNSGETTASAALANMTLKEPLDQREVKKPNGMPDAHMGPGDMKATGGTTATGQEELSASLIPTPGGLSPATESGLSSRSGFADGGSEDGERAGSVSPRASPSAPEAPIERDTPRLFSPDSLGSDLKRSPSDKVSDVSVGHSLSGSGSEDEDKKDVCESKEAPTSAYEDMISPEKPQSPLFTENEGTKEQEDEEKEEDSDEEEDEEEEERTEVSTIRRRPRREASSEEEEQQKDEGRAPVIPVAMTPEEAKQRVLSFDYTEPEGHPPGQGIPSGWQNGADKTPPGSKSPDSNRADPGSPFSPSTAADQTQDESPLIEHQPEALDEVEQVTEEQVTEEQVTEEQVTEEEVQEEEEVQEKVASPLPMIAVPQMEVEPVQMDDEPVKTSKDTQGQYLESADEAGIAAVTAAQSVTKAKPAEAKPAETKPKAGKPTSGLKGDAKGGAPTAAKGPVRKDKKVTATAVAPPTAGKAQKAPPKDAAPPGRKANVPGAQLKAKAGAGAGKEAAEKKTPNATTPAKASTPKRPSSVQTTPSKKPWSSSSAPACNTSRPSSIFKPSPGSAGSREPRPRTGDGKTASTRTPGAKPQGAGTRMQTKTTAGVDSPKTPQNRSGYSSPSTPKSPASREVKKVAVVRTPPKSPGSMRGRSPVPLAAPMPDLKNVRSKIGSTENIKHSPGGGRVQITHKKIDLSNVQSKCGSKANIHHKPGGGNVEIKSEKLDFKVQSKIGSMDNVGHVAGGGGRKIESHKLSFRETAKARTDHGAEIVPVEIITGGSPAHLLSNVSSPGSQNMTETPPLSMLADQVSASLAKQGL, from the exons CTACCGGAGGGACGACCGCTACAGGTCAAG AGGAGCTCAGCGCGTCGCTCATCCCCACGCCAGGAGGCCTCAGTCCTGCCACAGAGAGCGGCCTCAGCAGCAGGTCCGGCTTTGCCGACGGTGGAAGCGAAGACGGGGAGAGAGCTGGGTCGGTGAGCCCCCGGGCGTCTCCTTCAGCCCCTGAAGCCCCAATCGAGAGGGACActccaaggctcttctccccagACTCGCTGGGGTCTGACCTGAAGAGGAGCCCGTCTGACAAGGTCTCTGATGTCTCTGTGGGCCACAGCTTGAGCGGCTCTGGGTCTGAGGACGAGGATAAGAAGGACGtatgtgagagcaaggaggctcCTACCTCGGCCTATGAAGACATGATCAGTCCTGAGAAGCCTCAGAGCCCTCTTTTCACAGAAAATGAGGGGACGAAAGAGCAGGAGGATGAAGAAAAAGAAGAGGATAGCGAcgaggaagaggatgaagaagaggaagagagaaccgaGGTGTCAACAATCCGCAGGAGGCCACGGCGTGAAGCCAGCTCAGAAGAGGAAGAGCAGCAGAAAGATGAAGGTCGCGCCCCTGTCATTCCTGTTGCCATGACCCCGGAGGAAGCCAAGCAGCGCGTCTTATCCTTTGACTACACAGAGCCTGAGGGACACCCCCCTGGTCAGGGCATCCCTTCAGGGTGGCAGAACGGAGCAGACAAGACCCCCCCAGGGAGCAAGAGTCCTGACTCCAACAGGGCCGACCCTGGATCTCCCTTCTCCCCTAGCACCGCAGCCGACCAGACCCAGGACGAGTCTCCTCTCATCGAGCACCAGCCAGAAGCCCTCGACGAGGTGGAGCAGGTGACTGAGGAGCAGGTGACTGAGGAGCAGGTGACTGAGGAGCAGGTGACTGAGGAGGAGGTgcaggaggaagaagaggtgcAGGAGAAGGTAGCTAGTCCCCTGCCCATGATTGCTGTGCCCCAGATGGAGGTTGAGCCCGTCCAGATGGATGACGAGCCTGTGAAGACCTCAAAGGACACTCAAGGCCAATACCTGGAGTCTGCAGACGAGGCCGGCATCGCAGCGGTGACAGCAGCTCAGTCGGTGACCAAAGCCAAACCTGCAGAAGCCAAACCTGCAGAAACGAAGCCTAAGGCTGGCAAGCCTACTAGTGGCCTCAAAGGGGATGCCAAAGGAGGTGCTCCCACAGCAGCCAAAGGCCCGGTCAGGAAAGATAAGAAAGTGACCGCTACTGCTGTTGCCCCTCCCACCGCCGGTAAAGCTCAGAAAGCACCCCCAAAAGATGCCGCCCCACCGGGCAGAAAAGCAAATGTTCCAGGTGCCCAGCTCAAAG CCAAGGCCGGTGCAGGGGCTGGGAAAGAAGCAGCTGAGAAAAAG ACACCCAACGCCACCACACCTGCCAAAGCATCCACCCCCAAACGACCCTCCTCAGTCCAAACCACCCCCAGCAAAAAGCCTTGGTCCTCTTCCTCTGCCCCAGCCTGCAACACTAGCAGGCCCAGCTCAATATTTAAACCCAGTCCAGGCAGTGCAGGATCCAGAGAACCCAGGCCAAGG ACTGGAGATGGGAAGACCGCCAGCACCAGGACACCAGGTGCTAAACCCCAGGGTGCTGGGACCAGGATGCAGACCAAGACCACTGCTGGAG TGGATTCCCCCAAGACGCCCCAGAATCGTAGTGGCTACAGCAGCCCCAGCACACCCAAGTCCCCCGCCAGCCGGGAGGTGAAGAAGGTGGCGGTGGTGCGGACCCCTCCTAAATCCCCTGGGTCCATGAGGGGGCGCAGTCCGGTGCCCCTGGCCGCCCCCATGCCTGACCTGAAGAACGTCCGGTCAAAGATTGGCTCCACGGAGAACATCAAGCACTCGCCTGGTGGAGGACGG GTTCAAATTACTCACAAAAAGATTGACCTAAGCAACGTACAGTCAAAGTGTGGATCGAAGGCCAACATTCACCACAAACCAG GTGGAGGCAATGTGGAGATCAAATCTGAGAAGTTGGACTTCAAGGTTCAGTCTAAGATTGGATCAATGGACAACGTTGGTCATGTGGCTGGAGGTGGCGGGAGGAAG ATTGAAAGCCACAAATTGAGTTTCCGTGAGACGGCGAAGGCCCGCACCGACCACGGAGCGGAGATTGTCCCCGTGGAGATCATCACAGGCGGCTCACCCGCCCATCTTCTCAGCAACGTGTCGTCCCCCGGAAGCCAGAACATGACAGAGACGCCGCCGCTATCCATGCTTGCCGACCAGGTCTCCGCCTCCCTCGCCAAGCAAGGCCTGTGA